In one Desulfovibrio sp. Huiquan2017 genomic region, the following are encoded:
- a CDS encoding NAD(P)H-dependent oxidoreductase, with translation MNRAAVFACSHRRGGNSDRAAELLARGVREAGGEADVLHVRDFAITACLACGYCNTPERTGRERCVLGPTDQAWDLFAPCLEARTVLFASPIYFYHLPSRLKTWIDRGQQFWRARRHDEPWIANLPRRTAHAVLLAGQPSGRKLFDGARLTLKYFVHNFRMDLADPLVFRGVDTRNDLRSKADFEKRIVQLGRTAWETARDGAE, from the coding sequence ATGAATCGCGCCGCCGTCTTCGCCTGCTCCCACCGCCGGGGAGGCAATTCCGACCGCGCCGCCGAGCTGCTGGCCCGTGGCGTGCGCGAAGCGGGCGGCGAGGCCGACGTACTCCACGTGCGCGATTTCGCGATCACGGCTTGCCTGGCCTGCGGCTATTGCAACACCCCGGAACGCACGGGCCGGGAGCGCTGCGTGCTCGGGCCCACGGACCAGGCCTGGGACCTGTTCGCTCCCTGTCTCGAAGCCCGGACCGTGCTGTTCGCCTCGCCCATATATTTCTACCACCTGCCCTCAAGGCTCAAGACCTGGATCGACCGGGGGCAGCAGTTCTGGCGGGCCCGACGCCACGACGAGCCGTGGATCGCGAACCTGCCCCGGCGCACGGCCCATGCGGTACTGCTGGCGGGCCAGCCCTCGGGCCGAAAACTCTTTGATGGGGCGCGGCTGACCCTTAAATATTTCGTACACAACTTCCGGATGGACCTGGCCGACCCCCTGGTCTTCCGGGGTGTGGACACCCGCAACGACCTGCGTTCCAAGGCGGACTTCGAGAAGCGGATCGTCCAACTGGGCCGCACGGCCTGGGAAACGGCCCGGGACGGAGCCGAATAG
- a CDS encoding ComF family protein — protein MFQPVLRLARRLGLSAGRCPVCASVMADGFGSLCPDCAKALPLRIGGLCPACGAMSGREADPPSLCPECRSAPPPWDELYFHGPYAGALRQLILGYKFNNRFERNRLLRMLGVAAFEARRGRLPDAVVPVPLHDRRLAWRGFNQSLEIARGLARHVNRPLLTHGLRRTRNTPPQSRFGLRERQANIKGAFAADPDLIRGRRLLLVDDVYTTGATLRECAGTLKRAGCEGVDVLVLARTRRELAGAL, from the coding sequence ATGTTCCAGCCGGTCCTTCGCCTCGCCCGGCGACTCGGCCTGTCCGCCGGACGATGCCCGGTCTGCGCTTCGGTCATGGCCGACGGATTCGGGTCCCTGTGCCCGGACTGCGCCAAGGCGCTGCCCCTGCGCATCGGCGGACTGTGCCCTGCCTGCGGGGCGATGTCCGGCCGGGAGGCGGACCCGCCCTCGTTGTGCCCCGAATGCAGGTCGGCCCCGCCGCCCTGGGACGAACTCTATTTTCATGGTCCCTATGCCGGGGCCCTGCGCCAACTGATTCTGGGCTACAAATTCAATAACCGGTTCGAACGCAACAGGCTCCTGCGCATGCTTGGCGTGGCCGCCTTCGAAGCGCGCCGGGGACGATTGCCGGACGCGGTGGTCCCGGTGCCGCTGCATGACCGGCGGCTTGCATGGCGTGGCTTCAACCAGAGCCTGGAGATTGCGCGCGGCCTGGCCCGGCACGTGAACCGCCCCCTGCTGACCCACGGCCTGCGGCGGACGCGTAACACCCCGCCCCAGTCCCGGTTCGGGCTCAGGGAGCGGCAAGCCAACATCAAGGGGGCCTTCGCGGCGGACCCGGACCTGATCCGGGGCAGGCGGCTGCTCCTGGTGGACGACGTCTACACCACCGGCGCGACCCTGCGGGAATGCGCCGGAACCCTGAAGCGGGCGGGCTGCGAAGGCGTGGATGTCCTGGTCCTGGCCCGGACCCGGCGGGAGCTCGCCGGGGCCCTATAA
- a CDS encoding MBL fold metallo-hydrolase yields MDIATFPLGPLQTNCYVLANGGEAVAVDPGGDPAVVLKHLDAEGLTLTAILNTHLHFDHTGGNKALSEATGAPILASDADGYLLDSWMGKGGDMGVPPVPPYVWRNLEPGETVFAGARCAVFRTPGHSPGSLTFHFPEAGAAFVGDLIFYRSIGRTDFPGGDLDVLKRSVEEHIFTLPPETRLLSGHGPETTVADERNHNPFLGGF; encoded by the coding sequence ATGGATATAGCGACCTTTCCGCTGGGCCCCCTGCAAACCAACTGTTACGTACTGGCCAACGGCGGCGAAGCCGTGGCCGTGGACCCGGGCGGCGACCCCGCCGTGGTGCTCAAGCACCTCGACGCCGAAGGCCTGACCCTGACCGCCATCCTGAACACGCATCTGCACTTCGACCATACCGGCGGCAACAAGGCCTTGTCCGAGGCCACGGGCGCGCCCATCCTGGCCAGCGACGCGGACGGCTACCTCCTGGACTCCTGGATGGGCAAGGGCGGCGACATGGGCGTACCGCCCGTCCCCCCCTATGTCTGGCGGAACCTCGAGCCGGGCGAAACCGTTTTCGCCGGGGCCCGATGCGCCGTGTTCCGCACGCCGGGGCATTCGCCGGGCAGCCTGACCTTCCATTTCCCGGAAGCCGGGGCCGCCTTCGTGGGCGATCTGATCTTCTACCGCTCCATCGGACGCACGGACTTTCCCGGCGGCGACCTCGACGTGCTCAAGCGCTCGGTCGAGGAACACATCTTCACCCTGCCGCCCGAAACCCGGCTGCTGTCCGGCCATGGCCCGGAAACCACGGTCGCGGACGAGCGCAACCACAACCCGTTTCTCGGAGGATTTTGA
- a CDS encoding glycogen-binding domain-containing protein has product MTKQQIKTRMEDTIIHAVQTSPEVEAPADLANRVMARLHPKRPSLWMRVRLWFLRPRVLTVRPITAIPAMTLAVALLALVFVTTRKPPEDIGPRLATVRFILHDADMSARKVSVIGSFNNWRADRSVMWYSRDAQAWMLEAQLPPGDHEYLFLVNGKQLVPDPDAPMTSDDGFGNRNSIVFVNGEHEQTL; this is encoded by the coding sequence ATGACGAAACAACAGATCAAGACACGTATGGAAGATACCATCATACATGCCGTACAGACCTCCCCCGAGGTCGAGGCCCCGGCCGATCTGGCCAACCGGGTCATGGCCCGGCTCCATCCCAAGCGGCCGTCCCTGTGGATGCGCGTACGCTTGTGGTTCCTGCGCCCCAGGGTCCTGACCGTGCGGCCCATCACCGCCATTCCGGCCATGACCCTGGCCGTGGCGCTGCTGGCCCTGGTCTTCGTGACCACCCGGAAACCTCCGGAGGACATCGGCCCGAGGCTTGCCACCGTGCGGTTCATCCTGCACGATGCGGACATGAGCGCCCGCAAGGTCTCGGTCATCGGGTCTTTCAACAATTGGCGGGCGGATCGTTCGGTCATGTGGTACAGTCGGGACGCACAGGCCTGGATGCTTGAAGCCCAGCTTCCCCCGGGCGATCATGAATACCTGTTTCTGGTCAACGGGAAACAGCTCGTACCCGATCCCGATGCGCCCATGACCAGCGACGACGGGTTTGGTAACCGAAATTCCATAGTTTTTGTGAATGGAGAACATGAACAAACGCTATAG
- the rplU gene encoding 50S ribosomal protein L21, translating to MFAIIETGGKQYRVEEGLELNVDLLKADAGDALSIDSVLLVDKDGDTKIGAPYVDGAKVECEVLGHLRGDKIVVFHKLSKKDARKTQGHRQDYTKLKVNSITA from the coding sequence ATGTTTGCTATTATCGAGACCGGCGGAAAACAGTACCGCGTTGAAGAAGGTCTTGAACTCAATGTAGATTTGCTGAAGGCTGATGCTGGCGACGCGCTGAGCATCGATTCCGTTCTCCTGGTTGACAAGGACGGCGACACCAAGATCGGCGCTCCCTATGTGGACGGTGCCAAGGTCGAGTGCGAAGTGCTGGGCCACCTGCGCGGCGACAAGATCGTGGTCTTCCACAAGTTGTCCAAAAAGGACGCCCGCAAGACCCAAGGTCACCGCCAGGATTACACCAAACTGAAAGTCAATTCCATCACGGCCTAG
- a CDS encoding nitroreductase — MDTRDNPVLRAIRERRSIRRFTADPVSKAELTAILEAGQWAPSGLNNQPWRFLVVTRDDPRTEKLAGCTKYARIVRDAAACICVCLDKSALYSEMKDHQGAGACIQNMLLAVHALGLGAVWLGQIVNDQAASLSALGLSEADYELQAVLALGHPDQAGDSSRKPLDELMLETL; from the coding sequence ATGGATACCCGCGACAATCCAGTGCTCCGGGCCATTCGCGAGCGCCGTTCCATCCGCAGGTTCACCGCCGACCCCGTTTCGAAAGCGGAACTGACCGCCATCCTCGAAGCCGGGCAATGGGCTCCCAGCGGCCTGAACAACCAGCCCTGGCGCTTCCTGGTCGTGACCCGCGACGACCCGCGCACGGAGAAACTGGCCGGGTGCACCAAGTACGCGCGCATTGTCCGCGATGCGGCGGCCTGCATCTGCGTCTGCCTCGACAAATCGGCCCTGTACAGCGAGATGAAAGATCACCAAGGGGCCGGAGCATGCATCCAGAACATGCTCCTGGCCGTCCATGCCCTCGGTCTGGGCGCGGTCTGGCTGGGCCAGATCGTCAACGACCAGGCCGCTTCCCTGTCGGCCCTCGGCCTGTCCGAGGCGGACTACGAACTTCAGGCCGTCCTGGCCCTGGGCCACCCGGACCAGGCGGGCGATTCCTCGCGCAAACCCCTCGACGAACTCATGCTGGAGACATTGTAA
- a CDS encoding RNA polymerase sigma factor, translating into MKEKREADIVRKILLGDVQLYGTLVRKYQGPIYNLMLRMTGDADISADLAQEAFVRAYEKLDTFNLRRRLFPWLYTLALNVARDWLRKDGRDRHVFVEDAAVMVREQDRRDEPKAMNDRLDGAKAFKAVMNLDSKYREALMLRYRHDFSMQEIAATLGISVSAAKMRLSRGLDMVRQQFDGGNNP; encoded by the coding sequence ATGAAAGAAAAACGCGAAGCGGACATTGTACGGAAGATACTGCTGGGCGACGTCCAGTTGTACGGGACCTTGGTGCGCAAGTACCAGGGGCCGATCTACAATCTCATGCTGCGCATGACGGGCGATGCGGACATCTCGGCCGACCTCGCCCAGGAGGCCTTTGTCCGGGCCTATGAGAAGCTCGACACGTTCAACCTGCGCAGACGGCTCTTCCCATGGCTGTATACGCTGGCGCTGAACGTGGCCCGGGACTGGCTGCGCAAGGACGGCCGCGACAGACACGTGTTCGTGGAAGACGCGGCGGTCATGGTTCGCGAGCAGGACCGCCGGGACGAGCCCAAGGCCATGAACGACCGGCTCGACGGGGCCAAGGCCTTCAAGGCCGTGATGAACCTGGACTCGAAATACCGGGAAGCGCTCATGCTCCGATACCGGCACGACTTCTCCATGCAGGAAATCGCCGCGACCCTGGGAATCAGCGTCAGCGCGGCGAAGATGCGTCTGAGCAGAGGGCTGGACATGGTCCGGCAGCAATTCGACGGGGGGAACAACCCATGA